From the Pirellulales bacterium genome, the window CCCGAGCGACCTGTTCGCGCAACTGGTCCATGGCGATTCGTCCTGGGAATGGAAGAGCGAGAGCAAGACCGCGCCGGCCACGCCAGCAGGCATTGTACCGCCGCGATCTGACAGGGTCACGCTGGGCGCCAGCCGTCCGTCCGGTTGTGGGGTACAATGGATTGGTCAGCGGCTCAAGCAGGCCGCTTCCCTCGATTCGTGAACGCCAGCCGCCCCTGTCGCCCGTGACAATCCCATGACGTCTTGCTCGATTCCCGCCGCCGACGCCCCGCTGCCGACCCCGGCCGAGCGGCCGGGAACCGACGTCGTGCTGTACGACGGGGCCTGCGGCATTTGCACGACCGGCGTGCGCAGGCTTCTCTGGTGGGATTGCCAGCGAAAGCTGTCATACCTGTCGCTCCATGACCCGGAGGTGGCGCGGCGCTGGCCCGACTTGCCGATCGAGCGGCTCTACGACGAGATGTGCATCGTCGACCGCACCGGTCGGCGACACTGGGGGCCGTACGCGATCCGCTATCTCACCAAGCGTTTGCGACGGTTGTGGTGGGCGATGCCCGCGGCGTACTTTCCCGGCAGCATGCTCGTGGGCAAGCCGCTGTACCGGTGGATCGCCAGAAACCGCTACCGCCTCAGCGGCCAGCAGTGCGAAAACGGCGCGTGCAAACTGCACGTGCGATAGCAGCGAGAACAATCGTCGCCGCAACGGGCGCGCCGGCACGCACAGTCCGTTCCGCGGGACGGACGGCTACTTCTTCTTGGCCGGCGCTGCGGCGGCGGCATCGTCTTCCTTGGTCTTCTTCTTTTTCTTCTTCATCGAGAGCTTCTTGACCCGCACCTTGGGGAGTCCGATGGGGGACGATTCCTCGGTCCAACGCTCCATTTCCTGGAGCTTCTTGACGCGCTCGGCGCGGGTCAACACGGTGCGGGTGCTCACGGCGCCGCGCTTCACCTTGAGGCTCTTGTCGATCGTCATCGCATCGTCTCCGCTCGGCGTCGGGCTGCGAAATTCGGGCAGCCGGCCGGTCTCGTAAGGGGGGAGCCTCCGGTCGCGGGACCGTGGCGCAGTTCGCTGTTTGGTCATCGGCCTGCAAGGGACGGTGGTCGCCTTAGCCAAGGCAGCCCGGTATTATAGGGGGCTGCCCCGGGGCCCGCAATCGCCCCTGGAGGGCGTGTCGCCAGGCCGATCGCCCTCGCCGGAGGGCGGCCCGGGTCGGGGCAAACCGAGCCCCCGGTCGATCTCGCCAACCCCCACTGGCGGCCCGAGAGGGGCTTGCGGCCTTTCCGGTCACGCGCACTTTTTCGACTTCTTCTCGATAGGCTCCCGTCATGACTCGATTCGCTCCCTGCTTCGTCCTGCTGCTAGCTCTGGCGTCCCCGGTCCGGGCCGAAATGCCTGTGGTCTTCGCCGACGATTTTGAGAAGGGGATGGACCGTTGGCAGACGACCGACCCCGACCCGGCTAAACCGTTCTGGAAAGTGATCGAAACGACCGGCCCGGCCAAGAAGCCGACGCATGTCCTGCGGGTGACGGGCCTCAGCGACTACAAGCCCCCGTTTCGCAGCCCCCACAGCATCGCCTTAGCCAAGGATGTTGTCGTCGGCGATTTTGAGCTGACGGTGAAGGTCCAGAACACCAAGCCCGACGCCGGCCCTCATCGCGACCTGTGTTTGTTCTGGGGCCACCAGGACCCGGCCAAGTTCTACTACGTCCACTTCGGCGCGGTCAGCGATCCCAACGCCTGCCAGATCTTCATCGTCAACAAGGCGGCC encodes:
- a CDS encoding small basic protein codes for the protein MTIDKSLKVKRGAVSTRTVLTRAERVKKLQEMERWTEESSPIGLPKVRVKKLSMKKKKKKTKEDDAAAAAPAKKK
- a CDS encoding DUF393 domain-containing protein — encoded protein: MTSCSIPAADAPLPTPAERPGTDVVLYDGACGICTTGVRRLLWWDCQRKLSYLSLHDPEVARRWPDLPIERLYDEMCIVDRTGRRHWGPYAIRYLTKRLRRLWWAMPAAYFPGSMLVGKPLYRWIARNRYRLSGQQCENGACKLHVR